One part of the Mycolicibacterium aromaticivorans JS19b1 = JCM 16368 genome encodes these proteins:
- a CDS encoding PaaI family thioesterase produces the protein MTTPDRTTGMQDPETPESVISRFGIETLDENFTEFTVVASMPVGRLTNPFTQMPTIGPLAILVDDVGGRANFYRRGAGQWTVSSELSVELSPDGIDSLQAAPDEPVVASSRPLGPHGETLLAICTLSHRGTTIGGGTVRTVAITGGPDAPIRRGPDTLVRTPQTTLAQLMSADPRRDEDGTYRLDQRPDSIINNLIGIVHGGVSSTGLELVASAAINHGQAEPLRTASLRVNFLRPFFAGDQARYEGTALRVGRNSAVGDAQAVGDDGKVAILARVTGYR, from the coding sequence GTGACGACGCCCGACCGAACCACCGGCATGCAGGACCCGGAGACCCCGGAAAGCGTCATCAGCCGGTTCGGCATCGAGACTCTCGACGAGAACTTCACCGAGTTCACGGTCGTCGCCTCGATGCCGGTGGGCCGGTTGACCAACCCGTTCACTCAGATGCCGACGATCGGTCCGCTGGCCATCCTGGTCGACGACGTCGGCGGCCGGGCCAACTTCTATCGCCGCGGCGCCGGCCAGTGGACAGTCTCGAGTGAGCTCTCCGTCGAACTCAGCCCCGACGGGATCGACAGCCTGCAGGCCGCGCCGGACGAACCCGTCGTGGCGAGCAGTCGCCCGCTCGGACCGCACGGCGAGACGCTGCTGGCCATCTGCACGCTGAGTCACCGCGGCACCACGATCGGCGGCGGCACGGTGCGCACAGTCGCCATCACCGGTGGTCCCGACGCGCCCATCCGGCGGGGACCGGACACCCTGGTGCGCACACCGCAGACGACGCTGGCGCAGTTGATGTCCGCCGATCCACGGCGGGACGAGGACGGCACCTACCGGTTGGATCAGCGGCCGGATTCGATCATCAACAACCTGATCGGGATCGTGCACGGTGGGGTCAGCAGCACCGGACTGGAACTCGTGGCCTCCGCGGCGATCAACCACGGGCAGGCCGAACCGCTGCGCACCGCATCGTTGCGGGTGAACTTCCTGCGCCCGTTCTTCGCAGGCGACCAAGCCCGTTACGAGGGAACCGCACTGCGGGTCGGACGCAATTCCGCGGTCGGTGACGCCCAGGCTGTCGGTGATGATGGCAAGGTGGCCATCCTGGCGCGCGTCACGGGATACCGGTGA